The DNA sequence GGCAAAGAAGAATGCGGGAGCAGATGCTAGACCGATAGATACTGAGTTGTTGACGACATTACGGAAGTTGAAGACGGCCGCGACCGTCATTGTTAATAGAGCATACGTGCCGACTTTGGCACGTGTCGATGTAGTCATGATTCACCTCATGTCCTAAGTATTATTTGTTGTGGAAAGAATGACCTTCTTTGGTCACTCTGATAAGTAGCCCCTGAAATGAATCTCCCGGCACCACCTTGGAAGCCTCATCGATAGTTAAAACCAGAATTTCACCTGTTTTTACTACTACCTGCTCTGCTTCGCCTTTGAAGCTCTGATAGTCCGATTCGTCGGAATACTCGTCCAGCGGATGTAGCTGAGATTGTCGTGCATAGAATACAGTTGCCTCGCCCGCTAAGCAAACAATCACTCTCACATATTGTCGACTTCCTTGCAAAGCAGCTTCTTGCCACGTATCGTCAATCTTCAGCCAGGTTAAAGAATCACCTACGGAGTGAGTCTCATACATGGCATTGCGCTCACTAGCTGCTAGTGCTTCTAATACTCGATCCCATTTTTTATGGCCACCTAGTATGTCCTCGAACTTATTGCGGTCTTCGAAAACTCTCATTTTTCACCTCCTTCAAAGGGTTGGAAAATAATGTGATGGTGGAAAGATCTGAAATATACTCTGTATGAGTCAAGGACTTCCGAGCCCCAAGAGTTTGATCCCAATCCCAAAACCTGAGGATCAATATTGACTTCTATGTGGTCCTCTGGTTCTAATTCATTCAGGTGTTGAGCCTCGTCTAGCTGAGAATCAGAATACCGTAAAGCCCTCACATTTAGCGGAGTATCTCCGGCAAAAATCCGTAGACCATAATTCATTCCATCGGAAAGCTCATATCTCAGAATCTCTCCACGGTTTCCGCAGTCTTGTGGTTTAACATATGGCGTGTAGAGATCATCGACGTTGGTCGTAAAATTATCGATCCATCCCGCTGCTCGGGAATCGGGATAGTTTTCTCCTGGGCCATGCCCAAAATAAACTATGTCTTGTAGGGATTGTTTGATTCCCATGCGAATTCCAATGCGCGGTATTACTTGGTCGAAGCTCCCGTAGGGAGTACCTGATATGTCAAGTGTGGCAATACCATCCGCGTCGATCCGCCACAAATACTTACATCTCATACCGAAATCGAGAGATGGCGGTGCGATCACCGAATCCACTTGAAAAGTGACGTGATCTGGCGAGCTTGACCATTGTACATTCCTGGTGTTTTCTTGCAAGCAGTCGATGAAATTCGGTCGCCAAATACTGTCAAATTCTTGGACATGGTTATCGATTAATGAATGATAGAAACTGATTTTCGGAGATTTTTCAATGATTTCTCCCCGGGAGGTCTTCATGGAAATTAACTCGCCATTGATTAAGTCGACAACATAGTCAATGCCGTTCGTCGAAATATTGAGTTTATTATCTTTCTCGACAACATCGATATCTTCAGTTACCGTTACCTGAGGCTGAAGGTACTCAACTGGACCCCATTCGAACTGGCAGATAGCAACACTTGATGTGTCCGCTGTCTGTCGTGACATATTTTTAGCGCCGACTCGGAACAGCAACTTTCTATTGGGTTTCTTTTCCGGAAGTTCCAGCTGGAGTTCTGCTTTTTCGCGCGGCTTTAATCTTGGGCAGTCAAGTTCAACGTCATAACTGCCGTCTTCATCGATGACAGAAAAACAAATCGTCAGCTCTGGAAGCTTCTCAAACCACTGCTTTGATTCGACATATACCTTATTCTCACTCACAGAAAACTTAACTGGAGCAATCAAGTATTTGTACTCGAGGAGACCTGGAGAAGGAGCATGCCACGGAAAGACGAGACCATCAATGCAAAAGTTTGCATTATTCGGATAATCGCCATAATCCCCGCCGTATTTGTAAAATACTTTCCCGGATTCATCTCGTGCAAGAATACCGTGGTCACACCATTCCCAAACAAAGTGGCCTTGAATGTGGTCCCACTTATTGATGACGTTTTGATATTCGGCTAATCCTCCTGGACCATTTCCCATAGAGTGCCCATATTCGCACAAGATCCGTGGTTTACGATGAGGATACATACCGAAATCGTTCATCTGGGAAACTCGAGAATACATCGTCGAAACTACATCGACGATCTCTGCATCACGATCTTCCTCGTAATGAACTGGACGCGTAGGATCAAGTTCTTTACAACGGTTGTACATTGCTTCAATGTTGCAACCAAATCCAGATTCATTCCCTAGTGACCACATAACGATGCACGCATGATTTCGCTGTGCCAGCACATGGCGTTCTATGCGATCGACGTATGCAACTTCCCATTCTGGATCATTAGTCAATCGTTCGATCTCTCCCACATTCGCAAATCCATGTGATTCAAGATCTGTTTCTGCGACGACCATCAGCCCGATTTCATCACAGATCTCATAAAATCTCGGATCATTAGGATAGTGAGCTGTACGGACTGCATTGATGTTATGGTCTTTTATCATCTGAAGATCTGCACGGATGAGGTCATAGCTAACCGCTCTCCCTTTTTCCGAATCGAAGTCATGGCGATTAACTCCGTGCATCTTGAAGTACCTACCATTGAGCAAAATTGCTCCATCTACAATTCGTATATCACGGAATCCAAATCGATGAGAAACTACTTCTTGGAGACAATCTCCGTCGAACAACTCTAATGTCAGCAGATACAAATATGGTTTTTCAGGATTCCAGTTATGAACGTCCGATAGCGGAATACTCAGATTTTCATCTGCATCCATAACATCGCTAGCAACTATCTCGCCGGCATCAAAAACGCTCCAACGGACCTTCAATCCTCCTTTAGCCTGCGAAAGATCGCACTTTAAATGCAAGCGGTAAGAATTTTCGCTGACCATTTCGGCGGAAATGAAGAAGTCGCGGAGATGAACTGCTGGCCGGGAATACATCCACACTGGTCGAAAAATACCTGAGGCCCACCACATATCCTGATCTTCGATATAGGTTGCGTCAGAAAACTGGCTTACTTTGACTACTAAAAGATTTGTTCCCACTTTTAAGTAATCCGTTAAATCGAATTCCGCAGATAGCCGGGATCCCTTGGAAAAACCGATCGAGTGCCCGTTGCAGTAAAGCTCAAAATATGATTCGACGCCGTCAAAACGAATAATGTAGCGTCGCCCTTCTGAAATCTCAGAAATGTGTATTTCTCGCTGGTAGAGCGCCGTTGGATTATCGGAAGGTACGAAAGGTGGATCAACGGGGAATGGATAACCCTCATCGGTATATTGGAGTTTTCCAAACCCATCAAACTGCCACATGTGCGGGATATTAACAGTAGTGGATTGATCATCAATTTCGCTTAAGAATACATCATCGATACGGAACGGATTGTCGTATAACTGGAAATTCCACTCCCCAGATAGATCAATAAAATCCGTCACTTCTTCACGTTGTCTCAACAACGCTTGGTCCATTGTGGAAAATGACAGCATGTAGGAATGCGGCGCCAAAGTTCCACGGCTAATTACCGCATTGTTTTCCCAGTTGTTTTTCTTCATCTGTGAGCCCCCTTGCGCACTTATGAAACCGGTTTCAGATTAAAGTAATTATAATCATACAGTTTCTGTCAAATCAATACTTTTCCCGAAAGAAAGGTCATACATTTTCTACAGATTTAGAATATTCTGGATAACACCTCACATACCAGTCCATTTTATTGACACCCTGTGGATACTTTTCCTTCGGGTTATTCCACACTTCCACAGCAGTGAACTAGTATCAGCCCGCAACTATTGCGCCGATATCCTATAATTGTTCTGGCTACAGAAAAGGTGATAAATGGCAAGGTTTAGGGATAAAAAGGCAACTATTGCTGACGTCGCAAAAGTAGCAGGTGTATCCCGTGCTACCGTTTCGCGCGTTTTGAATCAAACCGCACGCGTCTCTGATGAAAAAGTTGCCGCAGTAGAAAAGGCGATCGCCACTACCGGATTTTCAGCATCATTTTTCGCTCGAAATCTTGCCACTGGCCGCTCAAGAGCAATTGGCATCATCATCACTGAACCTATTGCTGAATTTTTCTCTGATCCCACTTTCCGTCTCATACTCAACGGAATTACGAACCGGCTCCTCACAACTGACTCCGTTCTTTCGCTTTACCCCATGGAGACCAAGGCCGAACAAGACAAGGGACTAAGTTATATATCAAAAGGTTCAGTAGATGGTGTTATCCACCTCTCCCCTTACACCGCCGATGATGTCGCTCCGCAACTGAAAGAAATCAGTATTCCGACTGTCTTCTGCGGAACCATCGGTTCGGAAGATGTTGAAGAATCCTTTTCCCACGTCTATACAGACGATCACCTTGGCGCTTCGCTTATCGGTCAGCACCTTATGTCCAAAGGCGTCCGCAGTATCTTGGCCCTGCATGGTCCAGCTAGTAATCCTGCAACATCAGACCGGCGTCAAGCACTCCTATCTTCTTGCTCCGACGCCATAAAATCAGAATATTATTTATCCTCGTGGACAGTGTCCGAAGCTTTCGTGAAAGCCGGTCACTTAATTAAAGATCTGCATAAATACGACGCAATAGTATGCGGTAATGACAGAATTGCCGCCGGAGTAATATCCCGGCTAGAAAAAGAAAATATCTCTATTCCACAAGACATTATGGTTACCGGATTCGATAACCATACGATTGCTAGCGAAACGTCGCCCGCTATCACGACGATTCAGCAACCATTCGCAGTGCAAGGAAATATGGCAGTCCAGCTTGTTAACGAATTATTAGCCGGACAATCGCCAAGAACCGTAGTTCTTACTCCGCAGTTGATCGTAAGAGATTCTACGGGAGACGTATCACCGAAATCATAATAGGACTTAGTCTGGGCTAGGCCTTTCACACAGAAAGTAGAGCGTCTGCTGGTTGTGTTCCACCAAGCGTTTGATCAACCACTCCAAGATATTGTTCTACTTGCTGTGCACACCGGCCAATATAACTGGCCGGATCTAGCACTGCCGCAAATTCTTCCGCGCTCATACCAAACTCAGTATGCGAAGCTAACGCATTGAGCAGATCGAATGGTTCTCCATTTTTCATCAGTTCCGTTGCTCGCATCGATTCTTCGCGAATAATCTCATGAAGTTCTTGCCGGTCTCCTCCGCGCTTAACACCTTCCATCAAAATATTTTCAGTAGCGATAAATGGAAGAAAGTCACGTACCGCTTTCGCTACGATCTTGTCATTGACATGAAGATTAAACGTCACATTCATACACAAGCGTAAAATCGCATCCGTTGCCAAAAACCCTTCCGGCATAGATATTCGACGATTGGCTGAATCGTCCAACGTACGCTCTAGCCACTGGGCCGACGCCGTCATCGCGCCATTCATAACATCGGCCATAACATATCGTGCCAAGGAACAAATGCGTTCAGTACGCATCGGATTACGCTTATACGGCATCGCACTAGAACCGATCTGATGTGCGGCAAACGGTTCCTCCACTTGCCGATCGTGTTGCAACAACCGGATATCTTGCGCCATCCGATAGGCACTTTGAGCAACCGCAGACAAACAATTCAAAATACGGGCATCTAGCTTACGCGGATACGTCTGCCCAGCCACATCAAATGTTTTATCAAAACCAAAATCAGCAGCAATCATGGCATTCATCTGATCAATTCGCGCGTTATCGCCGTCGAAAAGTTCCAAAAAACTAGCTTCGGTCCCCGTCGTTCCCCGACTACCTAGAAAACGTATTGATTCTAAAACGAAATCAATTTCTGAAACATCAGCCATAAAATCTTGAATCCACAAGGTAGCGCGCTTACCCACCGTCACTAGCTGAGCCGGCTGATAGTGGGTGTACCCAAGGGTTGGCATGTCCTTATACTTATCAGCGAATTGCGTTAAATTCGCAATAGTCACCAACAGCGATTGGCGCAGATAGCGCAAAGCATCTCGATAAATAATCAAGTCCGCATTATCTGTCACGTAACAGCTTGTTGCCCCTAAATGGATAATCCCGCTAGCATCTGGAGCTACTTTCCCAAAGGCATACACATTTGCCATTACATCGTGACGGACCTCTGCTTCGCGCGCTACAATCGTGTCCCAATCGATATCGTCAACATGCTCAGCTAATTGGGCCACTTGCTCAGATGAAATCGGCAACCCGAGAGCAGACTCAGCCCGTGCCAGAGATACCCACAGTTGCCGCCATGTCCGCACCCGAGTACGCATCGAAAATTGTTCGATCATAAAATCGGATGCATATCGACTAGTTAGTGGGCTGGCATAACGGTTTTTGCTAGCATGTTTGTCTGTCACGGGCGCGTCCTCTCAATCACTATCTGGGGTTAATTAGCGTTCAATATATGCGTCTCGCTGCGGCCCAACACTCACGTAGCGGATATGGCAACCAATCTGCTGTTCAACAAAGTCCACGTAGGCGCGAGCTTGTGCCGGCAACTCATCCCAGGTTCGGCAACCACTGATATCACATTGCCAGCCAGGTAGGGTTTCTTCTACCGGACGAGCATCATCAAGATCAGCCGGGAACGGGAACTCGTCAGTGTGCTCGCCACGCACATCATAACGGACACACACTGGAATCTCTGCCATCTCAGATAGCACATCCATCTTGGTCAAGGCAATTTCCGTTGCCCCTTGCATCTGCACGCCATACCGAGTTGCCACAACATCCAATGGACCCACCCGGCGAGGACGACCAGTAGTAGCACCGTATTCCCCGCCCGCATCTCGCAGGTCATCAGCCTTTTGACCAAACCATTCGCAGGTGAACGGACCAGCACCAACACATGTGGAATAGGCTTTGACTACACCCATCACTCGGTCTATTTGGAGACTTGGTAGCCCCGCACCAACTGGCGCATAGGCAGCAACCGTATTCGATGAGGTGGTAAACGGATGAATACCAAAATCGATATCACGCAAGGCGCCAAGCTGAGCTTCGAATAAAATTCGTTTACCGGCGTCGCGTGCATCGGAGAGCACTTTCGCAGTATTGGCTAAGAACGGAACTAGGCGCATTGCCCAGGTGTCGATCCAGTTCATAACCTCATCGAGGGTCACTTCCGTTGCTCCGTAAACCTTTGTGAGCGTTAAATTCTTCCATTCGAGAAGATCCATAACATGCTGACGTAAAAGCTCCGGATTGCGCAATTCGCCAGCCAAAATCGTCTTCTTCTGGAACTTGTCCGAGTAGAATGGTGCGATTCCCTGCCTTGTAGAGCCATACTGTTTGTCCGCTAGTCGCATTTCTTCTAACGTATCTAACTCTCGATGCCACGGCAAAAGCAAAGATGCGCGCTCGGAGACCACCAAGTTTTGTGGGCTTATTGTTACTCCTTGTTGGGCAATAGCATCGATTTCGGTAAATAGCTGTTCGGCGTTAAGCGCTACCCCGTTACCAAGGACGTTAAGAACGCCGTCGTTAAAAATTCCCGATGGCAACAGATGTAACGCAAATGTTCCGTAATCATTGACGACGGTGTGGCCCGCATTTCCGCCACCTTGGTAGCGTACAACGACGTCGTAATCGGCAGCCAAAAGGTCAACCATTCGGCCTTTGCCTTCGTCTCCCCAGTTGATGCCAACAATTGCCGCAACTGAATCGGTTGGTAGGTGGTCAGTCATGATTTTTCTTTCTCTAGCGATCAACTATTTTTACCAGGATGTCGGGACTGGTGCGCCTTCGCGATAGCCCGACGACGATTGGATACCAACGATTGCACGCTGAGCAAACTCAGCGATATTTTGCGACCCAGCGTAGGTGAAGGATGAGCGAACACCAGAAATGATGTGGTCGATCAGGTCTTCGACGCCAGGACGCTCTGGATCGATATACATTCGAGCAACCGAAATTCCTTCTTCGAACAGTGCTTTGCGCGCCCGATCGAAGGCAGATTCACGTGCGGTACGGTTACGCACGGCACGCTTGGATGCCATACCGAAAGATTCTTTATATGCTCGCCCGTTGGCGTCATAGTTAACATCCCCAGGTGATTCGTATGTTCCAGCGAACCAGGATCCGACCATGACGTTAGCAGCGCCAGCTGCAAGTGCCAAAGAGACATCGCGAGGGTGGCGTACACCGCCATCTGCCCATACGTGTGCACCGAGTTTTTTGGCTTCGTCGGCACATTCTAACACGGCGGAAAACTGTGGGCGTCCTACTCCGGTTTGCATCCGGGTGGTACACATGGCGCCTGGGCCAACACCAACTTTAACGATGGACGCTCCGGCTTGCACCAGATCTCTAACGCCATCGGCACTAACGACGTTACCGGCAACGAGTGGGAAGTCGGGAGGTAGAATGGCTCGTACTGCCCGTACTGTCTCGAGCATTTTTTCTTGGTGGCCATGGGCAGTATCGACGACTAAGAGGTCTACTCCACCAGCAATAAGTTCTTGTGCTTTTCCTACTGGATCGCCATTCATGCCAATAGCGGCACCGATACGCAACCTGCCTTGATCATCAACTGCCGGCTTGTAAATGGTTGCCCGCACAGCTCCTGATCGAGTGAGAACTCCGAGAAGAGCTCCTTCGTCATCAACCACCGGAGCGAGATGGTGGTGGTGGGACTTTAAAATTTCGTATGCTTCACGCGGATCTATTCCTGCCGGCAACGTAAATAAATTTCGTGACATTACATCGCGGACTTGAGTGAACCGATCAACTCCCGTTAAATCTTTTTCCACTACAAGACCAACCGGAACATTAGTATCCGGATCGACGACGACGGCCGCACCGTGGGCACGTTTAGGAATTAGTCCGAGGGCGTATCCGCAGGTGTGATGTGGTTTGACGACGACGGGAGTTTCGTAGACAAGGTGACGGGACTTGACTGCCGCAATGGTGTCAATGACGATACTCGTTGGAATATCTTGTGGAATAATTACCAGACCGCCACGGCGAGCCACTGTTTCTGCCATCCGTTTGCCAGCAATTGCCGTCATATTGGCAACTACTAGTGGGATTGTGGTACCGGAACCATCGTGGGTGGCTAGGTTGACGTTACTACGTGAACCGACCGCAGAACGGGACGGAACCATGAACACGTCGTCGTACGTAAGATCAAAAGTGGGCACAGTGTTGTTTAAGAATTTCACTAAGAAACTCTATCTATGTCGCTGGCGAAAATTCCACAACTCAACACAAGTTCTCGTATATTGAAATATCTGTGTTTCATAGTTTGAGACACACTCCTCGATAAGGCCTATTTCCGTGCCGGAAATCGCACCCCATCAATAGTTCCCCGAAAACTAAAATGGCTAGACTTATTTCCTGACAGTAAGGGGAAAACTATGGAACACGAGCCGGCAACATCACCTAAAAAACAAAAAGGTAGCCCAGCACTCATCATTCTCATGGCCGGAATCGTTGGCCCAACTGTCATTCTTGGCAACTATCTTGGAGCCGGACAGGCCGGAATCGTTGGCGGGTTCGTCGCCATGTTCACCCTCATTAGCTGTATGGGCCGATCCCTCCATGCCAATTTTTCAAGGTTTATTGTTGTCGCCCCGCTGATCGCTTTCTTTTCCATCGTCCCACGCGTCATTGCTCCCGCGTGTCTGCCACTGGCAATCGCACTGGCAGTTCTCGGAGTATTTATCGCCGGTATTTTGCCACTACGCAATCGCACATACAACACTGCCGCAATAGGTCTTGGAACCTCAACACTATTAGGCTACTCGTTGCCAGTTTCCCAGGCTCAGCCAAGTGAATTCTTCATCGCCGCAGGTGCTGGCCTCATCGTTGCCGCACTCCTCATTCTCCTTCTAGGAATAAAAGATCCTTCCGGCCCTACTCGGCGGATGGTTAGCGAACTCTTTGCCGATAACAACCGGAACTTTTCCGCCGCTTTCGAAGCTTGGACTATTGACGGTTCCCCACACTGGCTTGGGCTAATCATGGAATCCTCCGTCGAATACCGGCTTGCCCGCGCTACCCTCAAGCCACAAGCCAAAAACGACCCAGCACTACAAGAACTCCTCAACACCATCAACGATCAAGCCAATCAGCTTATGGCTGGAATCAAGAACAAAAAACACCTACCGGCCCAAACACCGCAAGCTATCGAGACTATTGATCTCGCACACGTCAATGAGCACTACCGGCACGCATTAACAGCGATGATCAACGCACTAGATAAAGCTAATAAAGCCGAAACTAGCCGTGAGAAACATTCCGTCGATATCCCGCCTTCGCTTCGGCACCACGTTCGACTCAACTCGATCCGTTCTGCTATCGGTGGACACTCACTGCAAGTACGCCACGCTTTGCGAACAACAATCGCAGTCTTCCTGACTTTTCTTATTTCACTACGGGTTCCCCACGGCGATCCGCTTCTCCCTACGCTACTTGTCACCTCATTTGCACTTATTCAGTCAAGCAAAAATGCCACATTAATGAGAGCACGAGCGCGGTTCATTGGCATTAGCATCGGTGGAATCGCTGCATTTGGCATCATTATGTTTTTACCTTCGAGCATATTATTCCCACTTTCGATTGTCGCACTGGTTGTAGGAATGTGGTACATCGCAGATAGCCCGGCAATCGGAACCGGAGCGCTTATTATTATGGCAGTTGGCTACAATTTCGAAATGCGCCATATTGCGCCAATGACAGCACTTGCTGAGTATTTCATTTTTGCTCTCATCGCCATCATCATCAGCTCTATTGTTGGCTTCACAGTGATTCCTGCTTGGCGTCCACCTTCACTAATGAACCGTTTATCGCAAGCATGTACAACATGTGCACACGCCTGCACGCTCCTGAGTTTGCCGCGAAGCACCAGTAGCGACGAAGAGAAGATAGACGCACTGACACAAGCGCAAACGGCCATTCATCAACTTGCGCCAGACCATGAGGACCTCAGTTCTACTCAACGGCGCCTGCTAAAACAAACCCGCCACAGTTTTGAAGACTTACTTGCGGTAGCAGTTTTCCAGTCTTTGACCCAGATACCCGATATTCACGATCAGCTCTTAACCGCAGCCGACATCCTACAGCACTCGGATTTATCCCCATTCGCAGTAGACGACAATTCCGCACTTAGCTTGCCTGCTTTAGCCCTCCGGGTACGCACGAATACTCACGAGCTTATTAACGCCCAATAGCCACCACTGCTATCGCATTCTATATGCTTTATTCACCACTCCAACATAAGCGTAGCGAATAAAGCACCCGCATAAACTACATATTTTGGATTGCCGACAACCGATGCATGATGGTTTTATTAGCTAGATAGCTGTCAAGATAAATATTATATAATTCGTCATAAATCGACGTAATATCTACATTAGGTTTAACAACTTGAGACTCTTTAACCCAAGTATCCTTTTGACTAACACTACCAAGATACTGAGCTGCTAATAAAGCATCGCCGTATGAGGCGCCAACGGTAACATCTGGAATGATCTGCTCAATTGAACAAACATCACTAACGATCTGAGCCCATAAACGCCCCTGAGTTCCTCCACCAACAGCTAGGATCCGCGCTGGGCGTCCTGCACTCATTTCTAATTCTTCAATAATTTGTCGTATCCCAAAAGCAATTCCTTCATAAACTGCACGAAAAATATGTCCCCGCTGATGGCGCAATGTCAAGCCAACAACCATACCTCGTGCATCAGGATCATATAGCGGGGTACGTTCTCCGGCGAAATATGGTAACAACACTAGTCCATCCGCCCCTGGAGCAATTGATTTTGCTTCGTCAATTAACGTTTTAAAATCGATACCTCCGCACAAACCTTGGAACCAGGTTGTGACACTTCCCGAAGTTGCCATTCCTGCCGCCAGCGTGTGTGAGTGTGGAACGACTCCACTTGTCGTCCATAGGGCCGGTGACACTGTAGGAGCAGCTAAAACCTGCACCATGAACATCGTTGAACCATACATCAGCATAAGATCGCCAGGAGCAGACACACCTGCAGAATATGCTTCTGCCCACGCATCAATAGTTCCAGCCAATACTTGAGTTCCTTCCGGCAGGCCCGTTTCATCTGCAGCACACGCAGTAATTTGCCCGGCCAGTTCACCCGGCCATAACAACTTTGGAAGATGAAGACCTGGCAAGATTCGTTCTGCCCAGTCATATGCCCAGTCTTGTTTTTGCACATCATACAGCGGATCACACTGACTGGCAGTATGGTGATCCAAAACCCATTGTCCGGTAAGTCGTTTCACAATATATGAGTGCGAAGAGTACCAGGGAGAATCTGGGGATACTTCTGGATAGTTATCCCGAACCCAAGCAATTTTGGGTCCTAAAGATTGGCTTGACAGAGTCTTGCCACAACGTGCAAGTATCGCTTCCCTCCCCAATATTTGATTTTGCTCTTGAATCTGTTTTTCAGCCCTAGTATCAATTCCATATAGAATCGCTTTATGCAACGGAGCATCAGGATCCTTGTGCGTACTACTTTCACTGACAGTTGTTACCAAAGCTGGCCCTAAACCCGAAACACATAGTGCACCAAGTTTTGCCTCACCTTTTGCTATATCCGCATATCCATCGGAATTGACAATATGACGACACACATGGAGAACAGACCCCCACCAATCTGTCACTGCATCCATTTCGGCAAAACCTGGACGCGGTAAGCTCATCGTATTAGGATGAACTGCTTGCGCCACAATTGCACCCATATGGTCACATAAAACAGCTTTCGTTGCCCCAGTTCCAATATCTATACCTAGCGTCAGAACATTATTCATATTATTTTCTTCCCTATATTTTATTATTCTTATCTTTAGACACGTTCACGACGTTTGGAAATCCATTTAAAGAGTATTTCTCGTAACCGCGATCCCCAGGTATTGATAGCAACAATGAAGATCAATAATGCGCCTTGCATAATATTGACGATATGCGGACTATTCTGGATAGAAAGTAGACCAGTAGAGAGCATCTGAAGAGTTAATACTGCGATAACTACCCCAGCAACTGTAATATATCCGCCTTCTGGATCAACCCCGGCAAGAACAGCGATAACAATAGCTAATAAAATGTACGTTGTGCCATATTGTGAATTAGCACCAGAAGCGCGAGAAGATATAATCAATCCAGCAATACCTGCTAACACTCCAGAAGTTAGGTAGGTGAACGTAAGAACTTTAATCCGGTTAATTCCAGAATAGTCAGCAGCTACGGGGTTAGCACCAACCATTCGCATCTGGAATCCCAATTTAGTTTTGCTTACCAATACACCAATAATAAGAGCTATTACTACCATCAGCATGAAAATCAAGGGAATTCCAGCAACCGTAATTAATGCAATATTTGTAAACGCAGTTGGCAAATTAGTCAATATAGAACCGCCAGAAAGCACTAACGCAATGCCGGAAAATAATTGCTGGGTTCCTAACGTTGCCAAAATCGGTGGAACGTTCAACCCAGCGATGAGGAGTGCGTTACACAGTCCACACAACGCTCCAACCAATACTGCTACCAGCACTGCAATAGGCACCGACAAATTAGACCCTGACGAAATCATTAATTGAGCAGCAATAATAGCAGAAACGTTGGATATCCCTACTACAGACAAATCAATACCTGCAGTAAGCATAGTCACTGAGATCGCCATAGCCAGTAGAGCTAATTCGGGTGTTGCAAGAAGAATAAACTGAAAATTTGCTCCAGAAAGGAATACCGCCGGATTAAGTATCGAAAAAAGTATGAATATACCAACAGTAACAACAACAAGTCGCACGAAACTATGACGGCTACCCATGCTGTTAAGAAGTTTCGTATATAGATTGTTCGGTGTCATATTACTGCTCCCCTACGAAATTCTTTACAGATGACTCTTCGGGACAATCTGTTTGACTATGATTTTCTATAATTGCCCGAACAGGTTTCGTTCGAGCCGA is a window from the Arcanobacterium buesumense genome containing:
- a CDS encoding adenylosuccinate synthase, producing the protein MTDHLPTDSVAAIVGINWGDEGKGRMVDLLAADYDVVVRYQGGGNAGHTVVNDYGTFALHLLPSGIFNDGVLNVLGNGVALNAEQLFTEIDAIAQQGVTISPQNLVVSERASLLLPWHRELDTLEEMRLADKQYGSTRQGIAPFYSDKFQKKTILAGELRNPELLRQHVMDLLEWKNLTLTKVYGATEVTLDEVMNWIDTWAMRLVPFLANTAKVLSDARDAGKRILFEAQLGALRDIDFGIHPFTTSSNTVAAYAPVGAGLPSLQIDRVMGVVKAYSTCVGAGPFTCEWFGQKADDLRDAGGEYGATTGRPRRVGPLDVVATRYGVQMQGATEIALTKMDVLSEMAEIPVCVRYDVRGEHTDEFPFPADLDDARPVEETLPGWQCDISGCRTWDELPAQARAYVDFVEQQIGCHIRYVSVGPQRDAYIER
- a CDS encoding GuaB1 family IMP dehydrogenase-related protein, translating into MKFLNNTVPTFDLTYDDVFMVPSRSAVGSRSNVNLATHDGSGTTIPLVVANMTAIAGKRMAETVARRGGLVIIPQDIPTSIVIDTIAAVKSRHLVYETPVVVKPHHTCGYALGLIPKRAHGAAVVVDPDTNVPVGLVVEKDLTGVDRFTQVRDVMSRNLFTLPAGIDPREAYEILKSHHHHLAPVVDDEGALLGVLTRSGAVRATIYKPAVDDQGRLRIGAAIGMNGDPVGKAQELIAGGVDLLVVDTAHGHQEKMLETVRAVRAILPPDFPLVAGNVVSADGVRDLVQAGASIVKVGVGPGAMCTTRMQTGVGRPQFSAVLECADEAKKLGAHVWADGGVRHPRDVSLALAAGAANVMVGSWFAGTYESPGDVNYDANGRAYKESFGMASKRAVRNRTARESAFDRARKALFEEGISVARMYIDPERPGVEDLIDHIISGVRSSFTYAGSQNIAEFAQRAIVGIQSSSGYREGAPVPTSW
- a CDS encoding FUSC family protein, producing MEHEPATSPKKQKGSPALIILMAGIVGPTVILGNYLGAGQAGIVGGFVAMFTLISCMGRSLHANFSRFIVVAPLIAFFSIVPRVIAPACLPLAIALAVLGVFIAGILPLRNRTYNTAAIGLGTSTLLGYSLPVSQAQPSEFFIAAGAGLIVAALLILLLGIKDPSGPTRRMVSELFADNNRNFSAAFEAWTIDGSPHWLGLIMESSVEYRLARATLKPQAKNDPALQELLNTINDQANQLMAGIKNKKHLPAQTPQAIETIDLAHVNEHYRHALTAMINALDKANKAETSREKHSVDIPPSLRHHVRLNSIRSAIGGHSLQVRHALRTTIAVFLTFLISLRVPHGDPLLPTLLVTSFALIQSSKNATLMRARARFIGISIGGIAAFGIIMFLPSSILFPLSIVALVVGMWYIADSPAIGTGALIIMAVGYNFEMRHIAPMTALAEYFIFALIAIIISSIVGFTVIPAWRPPSLMNRLSQACTTCAHACTLLSLPRSTSSDEEKIDALTQAQTAIHQLAPDHEDLSSTQRRLLKQTRHSFEDLLAVAVFQSLTQIPDIHDQLLTAADILQHSDLSPFAVDDNSALSLPALALRVRTNTHELINAQ
- a CDS encoding FGGY-family carbohydrate kinase produces the protein MNNVLTLGIDIGTGATKAVLCDHMGAIVAQAVHPNTMSLPRPGFAEMDAVTDWWGSVLHVCRHIVNSDGYADIAKGEAKLGALCVSGLGPALVTTVSESSTHKDPDAPLHKAILYGIDTRAEKQIQEQNQILGREAILARCGKTLSSQSLGPKIAWVRDNYPEVSPDSPWYSSHSYIVKRLTGQWVLDHHTASQCDPLYDVQKQDWAYDWAERILPGLHLPKLLWPGELAGQITACAADETGLPEGTQVLAGTIDAWAEAYSAGVSAPGDLMLMYGSTMFMVQVLAAPTVSPALWTTSGVVPHSHTLAAGMATSGSVTTWFQGLCGGIDFKTLIDEAKSIAPGADGLVLLPYFAGERTPLYDPDARGMVVGLTLRHQRGHIFRAVYEGIAFGIRQIIEELEMSAGRPARILAVGGGTQGRLWAQIVSDVCSIEQIIPDVTVGASYGDALLAAQYLGSVSQKDTWVKESQVVKPNVDITSIYDELYNIYLDSYLANKTIMHRLSAIQNM